GTCCACGGCAACGACATCGGCCTCCCGGGCGCGGGCCCCCGCGCGAAGGAAGCCGCGCTGGCATTGGCCAAGGAGATCGCGCGCGCCAAGCTCCCGATCGAGCCCTACTGCGCCGCGCGGACGCACAAGGACGACATCGACCCGATCATCGATATTTCCCAGAAGTCCGGGCTCAGGATCGAGGCCGCCACCTTCATCGGCTCGAGCCCGATTCGCCAGTACGCCGAGGACTGGGACCTCGACCGTCTTCTCCGTCACACCGAGGAGGCGGTCACCTACTCGACGCGGAACGGCGTGCCGGTGATGTACGTGACCGAGGATACGACCCGCGCGCGCCCGGAGATCCTCCGCCGCCTCTACACGAAAGCTGTCGAGTGCGGCGCCCGGCGGGTCTGCGTCTCCGACACCGTGGGGCACGCGACGCCGGAGGGCGCGGCCCGGCTGATCGCCTTCATCCGCGGCGTCGTCGACGCGACCGGCGAGAAGGTCGGCGTCGACTGGCACGGCCACCGCGACCGCGACCTCGGCGTCGCCAACGCGCTGGCCGCGCTCCTGGCCGGAGCCGATCGGGTGCACGGGACGATCCTCGGGGTGGGAGAGCGGGTGGGGAACGCCCCGCTCGATCTGATCCTCATCAATCTGAAGCTCCTCGGCTGGCTTGACCCGGACCTGACCGCGCTTCCGGAGTACTGCGCCCTCGTTTCGAAGTCGTGCCGCGTTCCGATCCCGTACAACTACCCGGCGCTCGGCCGGGACGCGTTTCGCACCGGCACCGGCGTCCACGCCGCCGCGGTGATCAAGGCCAAGAAGAAGGGCGACTCCTGGCTCGCGGACCGCGTCTACTCGAGCGTCCCCGCCGGCATGCTGGGATTGAAGCAGGAGATCAACGTGGGCCCGATGTGCGGCGAATCGAACGTGATCTACTGGCTCACCGAGCACGGCCATGAGCCCGGCCGTCCCCTGGTCGAGCACGTCTTCCGGCTCGCCAAGCAGCGCGAGGCGGTGTTCGAGGACGCCGAGCTGGAGCTCATCGTCGTCGAGTTCAAGCGGAGCCGGAGCGGGGCGGCGGCGCGTGGCTAAGCGCTACCGGATCGCGGTCCTGCCCGGCGACGGGATCGGCCCCGAGGTGACGCGGGAGGCGATCGAAACGATCCGCTTGGCCGCCGACGTGCGCGGCTTCGCGCTCGATCTCACGCAGTATCCCTTCGGGGCCGATCACTACATGAAGTCGAAGGAGATGTTTCCCGCATCCGCCCTCGAGGAGATGCGCGGCCACGACGCAATCTTGTTGGGCGCGATCGGCGACCCCCGCCTTCCCGTGGGGCTCCTCGAGCGCGCCGTCATCTCGGGAATCCGGTTCGGGCTCGACCTCTACGTCAACCTCCGCCCCGTGAAGCTCTACGCCGAGCATCTCTGCCCCCTGAAAGGGAAGCGCCCCGAGGATGTCGACATGGTGGTGGTGCGGGAGAACACCGAGGACGTCTACGCCGGCATCGGCGGGTTCTTGAAGAAAGGGACCCCCGACGAGGTGGCGATGCAGGAGATGATCTTCACGCGCAAGGGAACGGAGCGGGTGATCCGCTACGCCTTCGACCTCTGCCGGCGGCGCGCGAAGACGAAGAAGCTCACGATGGTGGACAAGGCAAACGCGGTCGGAGCGATGGATCTCTGGACGCGCACGTTCGAGGAAGTCGGGAAGGATTATCCCGACATCCAGCGGGATCACGCCTACATCGACGCCGCCTGCATGTGGATGGTCAAGAACCCCGAGGCGTTCGACACCGTCGTGGTCTCGAACATGTTCGGGGACATCCTGACCGACCTCGGCGCGGCGATCCAAGGAGGAATGGGAATCGCGGCTTCGGGAAACATCCACCCCGGCCGTGTCTCGATGTTCGAGCCGATCCACGGCTCTGCCCCGAAGCACGCCGGAAAGAATGTCGCGTCGCCGGTGGGGGCAATCCTGGCGGGGCAGATGCTGCTCGAGCATCTCGGCGAGTCTGAGGCGGGCGCCCTCATCGGAGCCGCCGTGGAGGAGCTTTTCGCGTCCGGAAAACTGCGCTCGACCGGCACGGACAGCGGGATCGGCACCAAGGAGCAGGGCAACATGCTCCGGGAAGGCATCCGCCGGGCGGTCCCCTCTTGACTTCTCAAGTTTGGTTGTGCTACTATCTTGCGGTGTTTAGAGGATAAAATCTCGCCAAGAGGTTTGGCGCGAAGGACTTGCGAGATCCCCCTCTCCCTCGGCTGCACATAGCCGAGCCTTCCTTCGAGCCAACCTCCGAATTACGTCGAGATGTAATCCTTCGGCCCTCATATGGGCCGTGTAATCGTTGGGGTCGCGCGGCTCCGCGCGGCGGGGGAAGCATCCGCGTCACGACATCGTGCGTTCATTGGTCTGAGCTAGGCATCTTGCGTGCCACTTCAAGGAGGCTTCCAATGAAGTTCGTGTTTCGTCTCGCTTTATTTGCCGCGGTACTCACGCTTCCCTTCGCCGTTCCGGCGTCCGCCCAGTACATGTACATGGATTCGAATGGGAACGGAATCCATGACACGGGCGATCGCCTGAACGCGAACAACGACTCGACGATTGTGGACATCTACCTGGTCACGAACATGAATAAGGACGGGAGCGTGGCGGGCTGCAACACGGTCCCCGGGACCGCGATGGACATCAACTCGTACGCCTTCAACATCGTGGCGACGGGCGGGACAGCGACGTACGGGAACTACATCAACCGCCAGGCGACCGCGTTCCCGAACCAGGCGCAGACGTTGAACACTGGGGACGGGACGTTCAAGACGGGGTTCTACGCGTTTACGTACACGCCTGCGGGATTGTTTCGGCTTGGGACGCTGACGATTACGGGGACGGGCGGGTCGCCCAAGATCGGCTTTGTCGATATCCTTCCGGCCTCACAGGACTTCACTTCGTTTGGGACGCCGTGCCCCGGTATCGCGGGCGACAACACGTACCGGTTGGACGGTCCGAACACGCAGGCGTTCTATGGTGGGCCCGGCGACTGGTTAATCGCCGAAGGGCTCGATGCGGCGCCGGGCGGGAATAACCCGCCGGTAGTTACGAATCCCGGGAACAAGACGGTAAACGAGCTGGCGCCTTTGACGTTCACGGTGACCGCTACCGACCCGGACGCGGGCCAGACGGTGTCGTTCTCGTTGGATGCCGCCACGGTTACGAACGGGGCGACGATCGGCTCGGCATCGGGAGTGTTTAGCTGGACCCCGACGGAGGCGGAGGGACCTGGGAACTATCCGGTGACCGTTACGGCCACGGATAGCGGGAGCCCCTCCGCGAGCAGCTCGGCCGGGTTCTCGATCACGGTGAACGAGGTGAACCAGGCTCCGGTCTTGGCCGCGATCGGCGACAAGACGGTAACGGTGAACAGCCCGCTGACTTTCACTGCGACCGCGACCGACGCCGATCTGCCCGGGAACGGGAAATCATTCGGCCTGACCGGCGCCCCCGCCGGCGCGACGATTAGCGCCTCGACCGGCATTTTCAACTGGACCCCGGCGGCGACGGGCACGTTCCCGCTGACGGTCACGGTGACCGACGACGGAGTGCCTCCGCTCGGCGACTCCGAGGGGATCACGATCACGGTGAGTGCGGGGGCCAACCAGCCGCCGGTGCTCGCGGCGATCGGGAACAAGTCCATCGCTGAGCTGGCGTCCCTGGCCTTCACCGCGACGGCGAACGATCCGGACGCGGGCCAGACGCTCACATTCTCCCTGGACGCCGGCTCCCCCGCGGGGGCGGCGATCACCGGGGCCGGCGCGTTCTCGTGGACCCCGACCGAGGCGCAGGGCCCGGGAAGCTACCCCGTTACGATTCGCGTGACGGACAGCGGCAGTCCCGCGATGGAGGACTTCGAGGCGATCTCGATCGCGGTCAGCGAGGTCAACGTCGCTCCGGTCTTGGCCGCGATCGGGGACAAGGCGACGACGGTCGGCGGGGCCGTGGCGTTCACGGCGACGGCTACCGACGCGGACGTTCCGGCGAACACGCTCGCGTTCTCGCTGGACGCCGGCGCTCCGGCCGGAGCGGCGATCGGCGCGACGACGGGCGTCTTCAGCTTTACGCCTTCGGCGAGCGGCACCTTCCCGGTGACGGTCCGGGTGACCGACAATGGAACGCCCCCGCTCAGCGACTTCGAGGCGATCTCGATTGTCGTGAGCGCGGCCGCGAACGTCAACCCGGTGCTCGCTCCGATCGGGAACAAGACCGTGGATGAAGAAGCGACGCTGAGCTTCACCGCGACGGCGACCGATGCCGACGCCGGCCAAACGCTGACGTTCTCGTTGGACGCGGGCGCGCCGGCCGGAGCTTCAATCAACGCCTCGACGGGCGCGTTCAGCTGGACGCCGGCGGAGGCGGACGGACCGGGTAGCCATTCCATCACCGTGCGGGTGACCGACGATGGGACCCCGAATCTCGGCGATTCCGAAACGATCTCGGTCACGGTGAACGAGGTCAACGTGGCGCCGGTCCTGGCCGCGATCGGGGACAAGGCGGGGACCGTCGGGGTCGAGGTCGCCTTCACCGCTACCGCGACGGATGCCGATGTTCCAGCCAACACTCTCACCTTCTCGCTGGATGCCGGCGCACCCGCCGGAGCCACGATCAACGGCTCGACGGGCGCTTTCAGCTGGACGCCATCGGCTACCGGCAGCTTCGCGGTCACGATTCGGGTGACCGATAACGGCACGCCTGCCCTCGATGACTTCGAGGCGATTTCGATCAACGTAGGCGCGGGGGTCGTGAACCACGCTCCGGTGCTCGCGGCGATCGGGAACAAGACGGTGGACGAGGGGACGCCCTTGACGTTCACGGCCACCGCGACCGATGCCGACGCGGGGCAGACGCTCGCGTTCTCTCTGGATTCCGGCGCCCCTTCCGGCGCGGCGATCACGGCGGCGGGCGGCGTGTTCTCGTGGACGCCTGGAGAAGCCGACGGTCCGGGTAGCCACCCGGTCACGGTCCGCGTGACGGACAACGGCAGCCCCGCGATGGACGCTTTCGAGGCGATCTCGATCACCGTCAATGAAGTGAACGTGGCGCCGGTTTTGGCGGCCATCGGGAACAAGGCCGGGACGGTGGGGGTCGAAGTCGCCTTCACGGCGACCGCGACGGACGCCGACGTTCCTGCGAACACCCTCACGTTCTCGCTGGATGCAGGCGGTCCCGCCGGAGCCACGATCAACGGCTCGACAGGCGCCTTCAGCTGGACGCCCTCGGCCACGGGAAGCTTCGCGGCGACGGTACGGGTGACGGACAACGGCACACCGGCGCTCGACGACTTCGAGGCGATCACGATCGACGTGACCGAAGCGGCGGTGAATCACGCGCCGGTGCTCGATGCGATCGGGAACAAGGCGGTGGACGAGGGGCTGCTTCTCAGCTTCACGGCCACCGCGACGGACGCCGACGCGGGCCAGACCCTCACGTTCTCGCTGGATACCGGTGGCCCCTCAGGCGCGGCGATCACCGCGGGCGGCGTGTTCTCGTGGACGCCGACCGAGGCGCAGGGCCCCGGCAGCTACCCGGTCACCATTCGCGTGACGGACGACGGCAGCCCTGCGATGGATGATTTCGAGGTGGTCACGATCGACGTGAACGAGGTGAACGTGGCGCCGGTTCTGGCGGCCATCGGGAACAAGGCGGGGACCGTAGGGGTCGAAGTAGCCTTCACGGCGAGCGCGACGGACGCCGACGTTCCAGCCAATGCCCTCACATTCTCGCTGGATGCCGGCGCTCCGGCCGGAGCGGCGATCAACGGCTCGACGGGCGCCTTCAGCTGGACTCCCTCGGCTACGGGAAGCTTCGCGGCGACGGTCCGGGTGACGGACAACGGCACCCCAGCACTCGACGACTTCGAGGCGATCTCGATCGACGTGACCGAGGCGGTGGTGAATCACGCGCCGGTGCTTGACGCAATCGGGAACAAGTCCGGCACGGTGGGGGTCGAAGTCGCCTTCACGGCGACCGCGACGGACGCCGACGCGGGCCAGACGCTCGCCTTCTCGCTGGATGCCGGCGCACCGGCAGGGGCGGCGATCAACGGCTCCACGGGCGCCTTTAGCTGGACACCTTCGGCTACGGGAAGCTTCGCCGCGACGGTCCGGGTGACGGACAACGGCACCCCGGCACTCGACGACTTCGAGGCGATCACGATCACGGTCGGTGGCGGCGGCGGGGAGACACTGGCGGCCAACGCGTTCTTCGCCGGACCCAACATAATTACGGTCCTGGACGCGAATCGGGCTACTTGCGTTGAGATCGAGCCGGTGCAGAACTCGTACTCGAACGACGATGTCGATCTCTCCAGCATCGTGATGATCTATGCGGGCAAGCAAATTTCAGCGCTCGCAGACAGGACCGACCTCAACGGAGACAAGAACCACAACGGGGTCCGCGAGATCAAAGCCTGCTTTTCGAAGGAGGACCTTCGGTCCCTGTTCAGCGATCTCCCGCGTGGCCTGAGCCGAGTCGAGGTCGCGATCGAGGGGAATCTCGAATCGGGCGCGAGGTTCGGCGACACGGTGAAGCATTTCGTCTTCGTGTTGAGCACCAGCAGCACCGGCAGGTGCGGCCTGGCAGCTCAGCCGAATCCACTCAATCCGGAGACGATCCTCAGCTTCACGACGACCCAGAGGGGTCCCGTCACGGTCCGCGTCTTCGACACTTCGGGAAGGCTCGTAAAGACCCTGCAGGACGGGACGATGCCGGCCGGATTCAACTCGGTCCGGTGGGACGGGTCGGCTGACAATGGCACCCACGTTGCCACAGGGGTCTATTTCGTGAAGATGATCTCACTCGATGGAGAGCAGAGACTGCGCGTCACGGTTCTCAAGTAGTCCGAAGGAAGACGAGCGGGGCGGCCCTCACGGCCGCCCCGTTTTCGTTTGCGGCGTCGCCTTGGCGGCGCTTCAGGGGCGTGGCGCCTCCGCGGCCATCGATTCCGCAGCCAGGACGAGCGCGCGGATCCCTTCCAGGACCGGGACGGGCTCCCCGACCTGACGGGCGGCCCGGACCACGGCTCCGATGATGGCCTCCGCTTCCGTCCGCCGGCCGCGCGACAGATCCTCCGCCATGGAGGAGCGATTCGCGTACGTGTCTTCGAGGACCGCCTTGAGGAGGGGAATCGGATCGAACCCGCCTTCGACGTAACCGGCCCTGACCCCGACCCGCGCCGCCTCCTGGGCCGCGGCCTCCGCGATCCGGAGAAGAGGCCCCGACTCGAGGATCGCGCCGTTCGGCCTGCCCGAGAGCGCGGAGATCGGGTTGACCGCCGCGTTGAGGGCCAGCTTCCGCCACAAGATCCCATTCGCGTCCCGGCTCGCGTCGGCCGTGAGGCCCGCGCCCTCGAACAGCGTGGCCGCGTATTCGGCCCAGCGAAACTCGGTGTTCCGCCAGGACGCGAACCGCGTCGGCCCGCGCGCGGAGGCGTGAAGGGCGCCGGTCTCGTCCAGGTAGGCGCCCAGGGACGTGGCCCCCGCGATCAGGGGCGAGCGCGGGAGCGCGGCCTCCAGAATCTCCATGTTGCCCCAACCGTTTTGAAGCGAGCAGATCGCGGAGGCAATCCCTGCTTCGACGATCGATCGCGCGGCGGTCCCGGTGTCGTACGATTTGACGCAGAGGAAGACGAGGGTCGCGGGCTTGAGTCCCTCCGCGCGATCCTCGATGAGCGGCTGCGATCCCTCCTGGCTCAGCGCCTCACGCCGCGCGGGACTCCGCGCGTACACGTGGACCGTATGTCCCGCGCGATGGAGCCGCGTCGCGAGCAGCGTGCCGAGCGCGCCGGCGCCCAACACGCCGATGGTTTCCGCCATGTCGTCTCCATCGGTGCGTTGACAGGGGAATCGTCAGGAGGTACGCTTCACTCCTCTCGGACATCGATCGTCTCCCCCGATCATACAACTGAATGATGAATCCCAAGACACCGCTCCGCGGCGTTATCTTCGATTATGGCAACACGCTGATCTGGCTCGGCCCCAAGCGCAGATCGACGCGGACCGATTATGCCGACGTCGTGGCCCGGCCCGGCGCCGAGCGCCTCGCGCGGTTCCTTGTGTCGACGGGGATACTGGGGGATGAGAGCGCGGCCGCCGACTTCGTGAAACGCTACCTCGAGATCCGGGAGCGAAACCGGGCTCTGGCCGAGGAGACCGGAAGGGAAATCACCGCGCGCGAATCCTTGATCTCGGCGCTCGAATCGCCGGCGGCGGTCGCGCCCTCCTCGGAGGCGAGGCTGCGCAAGGCGGTCTCCGAGTCGTTCGTCCCCGAGATCGAGGCCGTCGAAGCGCTTCCCGGCGCCACGGAGACGCTCGACATGTTGAGGCGGCGCGGCGTCAAGCTCGCGCTCCTTTCCAACTGCACCGATGGAGACTATGTGAGGACGGTCGTCCGTCGACTTGGATGGGAGGGATACTTCGACCCGTTCGTGGTCTCGGCCGACATCGGCGCTCGAAAGCCGCTCCCCGAGGCGTTCCGGCCGATGCTCGATCGTTGGGAGCTGGCCCCCGAGGAGGTCGCCATGGTGGGAGATTCCCTCTACCACGACGTCGCCGGCGCGGGACAGCTGGGCCTCCAGACGATCCACTTCACGGCGATCGAAAATCCGAGCGAACCCGCCCACCGGGCGGCGGTCCGGCCGGATTGGACCGCTGCGTCGCACGCGGAGCTCTCGCAGCTCCTGATCCGTCTCTCGGCCTGACGGAAACGTATACTGGAACGCATGGGGAAGAAGCGTGATCGTGGGCAGCGACCGAGCGATCGGCGCCCTTCCTC
The DNA window shown above is from Candidatus Eisenbacteria bacterium and carries:
- a CDS encoding 2-isopropylmalate synthase encodes the protein MTQPSERDLIFDWNVGEGGPVRPPRPVQVVDETLRDGLQSPSVTDPPIEEKIRALHFQARLGVHGNDIGLPGAGPRAKEAALALAKEIARAKLPIEPYCAARTHKDDIDPIIDISQKSGLRIEAATFIGSSPIRQYAEDWDLDRLLRHTEEAVTYSTRNGVPVMYVTEDTTRARPEILRRLYTKAVECGARRVCVSDTVGHATPEGAARLIAFIRGVVDATGEKVGVDWHGHRDRDLGVANALAALLAGADRVHGTILGVGERVGNAPLDLILINLKLLGWLDPDLTALPEYCALVSKSCRVPIPYNYPALGRDAFRTGTGVHAAAVIKAKKKGDSWLADRVYSSVPAGMLGLKQEINVGPMCGESNVIYWLTEHGHEPGRPLVEHVFRLAKQREAVFEDAELELIVVEFKRSRSGAAARG
- a CDS encoding 3-isopropylmalate dehydrogenase; the protein is MSPAVPWSSTSSGSPSSARRCSRTPSWSSSSSSSSGAGAGRRRVAKRYRIAVLPGDGIGPEVTREAIETIRLAADVRGFALDLTQYPFGADHYMKSKEMFPASALEEMRGHDAILLGAIGDPRLPVGLLERAVISGIRFGLDLYVNLRPVKLYAEHLCPLKGKRPEDVDMVVVRENTEDVYAGIGGFLKKGTPDEVAMQEMIFTRKGTERVIRYAFDLCRRRAKTKKLTMVDKANAVGAMDLWTRTFEEVGKDYPDIQRDHAYIDAACMWMVKNPEAFDTVVVSNMFGDILTDLGAAIQGGMGIAASGNIHPGRVSMFEPIHGSAPKHAGKNVASPVGAILAGQMLLEHLGESEAGALIGAAVEELFASGKLRSTGTDSGIGTKEQGNMLREGIRRAVPS
- a CDS encoding T9SS type A sorting domain-containing protein, producing the protein MKFVFRLALFAAVLTLPFAVPASAQYMYMDSNGNGIHDTGDRLNANNDSTIVDIYLVTNMNKDGSVAGCNTVPGTAMDINSYAFNIVATGGTATYGNYINRQATAFPNQAQTLNTGDGTFKTGFYAFTYTPAGLFRLGTLTITGTGGSPKIGFVDILPASQDFTSFGTPCPGIAGDNTYRLDGPNTQAFYGGPGDWLIAEGLDAAPGGNNPPVVTNPGNKTVNELAPLTFTVTATDPDAGQTVSFSLDAATVTNGATIGSASGVFSWTPTEAEGPGNYPVTVTATDSGSPSASSSAGFSITVNEVNQAPVLAAIGDKTVTVNSPLTFTATATDADLPGNGKSFGLTGAPAGATISASTGIFNWTPAATGTFPLTVTVTDDGVPPLGDSEGITITVSAGANQPPVLAAIGNKSIAELASLAFTATANDPDAGQTLTFSLDAGSPAGAAITGAGAFSWTPTEAQGPGSYPVTIRVTDSGSPAMEDFEAISIAVSEVNVAPVLAAIGDKATTVGGAVAFTATATDADVPANTLAFSLDAGAPAGAAIGATTGVFSFTPSASGTFPVTVRVTDNGTPPLSDFEAISIVVSAAANVNPVLAPIGNKTVDEEATLSFTATATDADAGQTLTFSLDAGAPAGASINASTGAFSWTPAEADGPGSHSITVRVTDDGTPNLGDSETISVTVNEVNVAPVLAAIGDKAGTVGVEVAFTATATDADVPANTLTFSLDAGAPAGATINGSTGAFSWTPSATGSFAVTIRVTDNGTPALDDFEAISINVGAGVVNHAPVLAAIGNKTVDEGTPLTFTATATDADAGQTLAFSLDSGAPSGAAITAAGGVFSWTPGEADGPGSHPVTVRVTDNGSPAMDAFEAISITVNEVNVAPVLAAIGNKAGTVGVEVAFTATATDADVPANTLTFSLDAGGPAGATINGSTGAFSWTPSATGSFAATVRVTDNGTPALDDFEAITIDVTEAAVNHAPVLDAIGNKAVDEGLLLSFTATATDADAGQTLTFSLDTGGPSGAAITAGGVFSWTPTEAQGPGSYPVTIRVTDDGSPAMDDFEVVTIDVNEVNVAPVLAAIGNKAGTVGVEVAFTASATDADVPANALTFSLDAGAPAGAAINGSTGAFSWTPSATGSFAATVRVTDNGTPALDDFEAISIDVTEAVVNHAPVLDAIGNKSGTVGVEVAFTATATDADAGQTLAFSLDAGAPAGAAINGSTGAFSWTPSATGSFAATVRVTDNGTPALDDFEAITITVGGGGGETLAANAFFAGPNIITVLDANRATCVEIEPVQNSYSNDDVDLSSIVMIYAGKQISALADRTDLNGDKNHNGVREIKACFSKEDLRSLFSDLPRGLSRVEVAIEGNLESGARFGDTVKHFVFVLSTSSTGRCGLAAQPNPLNPETILSFTTTQRGPVTVRVFDTSGRLVKTLQDGTMPAGFNSVRWDGSADNGTHVATGVYFVKMISLDGEQRLRVTVLK
- a CDS encoding ketopantoate reductase family protein, which encodes MAETIGVLGAGALGTLLATRLHRAGHTVHVYARSPARREALSQEGSQPLIEDRAEGLKPATLVFLCVKSYDTGTAARSIVEAGIASAICSLQNGWGNMEILEAALPRSPLIAGATSLGAYLDETGALHASARGPTRFASWRNTEFRWAEYAATLFEGAGLTADASRDANGILWRKLALNAAVNPISALSGRPNGAILESGPLLRIAEAAAQEAARVGVRAGYVEGGFDPIPLLKAVLEDTYANRSSMAEDLSRGRRTEAEAIIGAVVRAARQVGEPVPVLEGIRALVLAAESMAAEAPRP
- a CDS encoding HAD family hydrolase, which codes for MMNPKTPLRGVIFDYGNTLIWLGPKRRSTRTDYADVVARPGAERLARFLVSTGILGDESAAADFVKRYLEIRERNRALAEETGREITARESLISALESPAAVAPSSEARLRKAVSESFVPEIEAVEALPGATETLDMLRRRGVKLALLSNCTDGDYVRTVVRRLGWEGYFDPFVVSADIGARKPLPEAFRPMLDRWELAPEEVAMVGDSLYHDVAGAGQLGLQTIHFTAIENPSEPAHRAAVRPDWTAASHAELSQLLIRLSA